A genomic window from Sulfurospirillum multivorans DSM 12446 includes:
- a CDS encoding aspartate aminotransferase family protein, translated as MDFETMDKEYVLQTYARNYVNFKHGINATLFDEKGRDYIDFTSGIGVVSVGHGNQRLADAVADQARHIIHTSNLYMIEPQAKLAKKICELTGYDVGVFFGNSGAEANEGAIKLARKYGEKKFANKKYKVLTLEHSFHGRTITTVKATGQESFHKTAFAPYPEGFSYTKEIADLYNAIDDETVAVMIELVQGEGGVKAFPKKDIQDLAKFLKEKEILLIIDEVQSGVFRSGEFLATSLYEIEPDIITLAKGLAGGVPIGAVISKHKDIFKAGDHGSTFGGNFLSTRAGLEALAILEEYKQSGMLDEALIYFDAKLKVTCKAFPTLFESVEGLGLMRGIKCQSGDILASVIKKAFEHGVLVLKAGKNTLRFLPPLTISKEEIDEGFKRLASACSTLL; from the coding sequence ATGGATTTTGAAACAATGGACAAAGAGTATGTGTTGCAGACCTATGCACGAAACTATGTCAATTTTAAACACGGTATCAACGCAACCCTTTTTGATGAGAAAGGAAGAGATTATATTGATTTCACCAGCGGTATTGGTGTGGTAAGCGTTGGGCATGGCAATCAAAGACTTGCCGATGCGGTCGCTGATCAAGCACGCCATATCATCCATACATCAAATCTTTATATGATCGAGCCACAAGCGAAGTTAGCAAAAAAAATCTGTGAACTCACAGGCTATGATGTGGGCGTTTTCTTTGGGAACTCAGGCGCGGAAGCGAATGAGGGCGCGATTAAGCTTGCACGAAAGTATGGTGAGAAAAAATTTGCCAATAAAAAATACAAAGTCCTAACCCTAGAGCACTCCTTTCACGGACGTACGATTACAACGGTGAAAGCAACAGGTCAAGAGAGCTTTCATAAAACGGCTTTTGCCCCGTACCCTGAGGGATTTTCGTACACAAAAGAGATCGCTGATCTTTACAATGCGATTGATGATGAGACGGTTGCTGTCATGATCGAACTCGTACAAGGCGAGGGTGGCGTTAAAGCGTTTCCTAAAAAAGATATTCAAGATTTAGCGAAGTTTTTAAAAGAGAAAGAGATTTTGCTCATCATCGACGAAGTGCAAAGTGGCGTCTTTAGAAGCGGTGAGTTTTTAGCGACATCCCTGTATGAAATTGAGCCAGACATCATCACGCTTGCCAAAGGGTTAGCGGGTGGTGTGCCTATTGGCGCGGTGATTAGCAAGCACAAAGATATTTTTAAAGCAGGCGATCACGGCAGTACATTTGGGGGTAACTTTCTCTCCACACGCGCAGGACTCGAAGCACTGGCGATTTTAGAAGAGTACAAACAAAGTGGTATGCTTGATGAAGCACTGATCTATTTTGATGCAAAACTCAAAGTTACATGTAAAGCGTTTCCGACACTTTTTGAGAGTGTTGAAGGGCTTGGTTTGATGCGTGGCATTAAGTGCCAAAGTGGCGATATTTTGGCAAGCGTCATCAAAAAAGCGTTTGAACATGGCGTTTTGGTTCTCAAAGCAGGCAAAAATACGCTTCGTTTCCTTCCTCCACTGACTATCTCGAAAGAGGAGATCGATGAGGGCTTTAAACGTTTAGCGAGTGCGTGTAGCACGCTTTTATAA
- a CDS encoding SAM-dependent methyltransferase: MNFSAYMQAWLYGEQGYYSNVRTIGKEGDFYTAVSTSMFFGGTIAKRLISTIESGFLSPACSVVEIGAHKGYLLADMIQFIYTLKPELLQTLTFVIVEPFAANQAMQKAYFEEAFGDAIKLLHVNSLEAFTCKEAFFVANEIFDAFSCELIKDDQMLFVENGKAFFETMDAFACKKAKEYGITKGELCLGYEPFAKAMAHSCERFEFVTFDYGDKEARGDFSLRVYASHQVYPFFALSDLVEEKLREKSDFNAFFAKSDITYDVNFSHLFLAFEKSGIRVHDYVTQVKALVDFGLVDLLELFAKNVSEKQYEREMNKIKTLIDPSFMGERFKMACFRKGEVECS, from the coding sequence GTGAACTTTAGCGCCTACATGCAAGCGTGGCTTTACGGCGAGCAGGGCTACTACAGCAATGTGCGTACCATCGGAAAAGAGGGTGACTTTTACACCGCTGTGAGTACGAGCATGTTCTTTGGTGGAACGATTGCCAAGCGGCTGATTTCAACGATTGAGAGCGGGTTTTTAAGCCCTGCTTGCAGTGTCGTTGAGATCGGCGCGCACAAAGGCTATTTACTTGCCGATATGATCCAATTTATCTACACCCTCAAACCCGAACTGCTTCAAACCCTAACCTTTGTCATTGTCGAGCCTTTTGCTGCGAATCAAGCGATGCAAAAAGCGTACTTTGAAGAGGCGTTTGGCGATGCGATAAAACTTTTACATGTAAACTCTTTGGAAGCGTTTACATGTAAAGAGGCATTCTTTGTGGCGAATGAAATTTTTGATGCGTTTTCGTGTGAGCTGATCAAAGACGATCAGATGCTTTTCGTTGAAAATGGGAAAGCTTTTTTTGAAACGATGGATGCTTTTGCATGTAAAAAAGCCAAAGAGTATGGCATTACCAAAGGGGAACTCTGTTTGGGATATGAACCTTTTGCCAAGGCAATGGCGCACAGTTGCGAGCGTTTTGAGTTTGTGACGTTTGATTATGGCGATAAAGAGGCGAGAGGTGATTTTTCACTGCGTGTGTATGCCTCTCATCAGGTCTATCCTTTTTTCGCACTGAGCGATTTAGTGGAAGAGAAACTGCGTGAAAAAAGCGATTTTAATGCCTTCTTTGCAAAGTCTGACATTACGTATGATGTCAACTTTAGCCATCTTTTTCTTGCGTTTGAAAAAAGTGGCATTCGCGTGCACGACTACGTTACGCAGGTAAAAGCCTTGGTCGATTTTGGCTTAGTGGATCTTTTGGAGTTGTTTGCCAAAAACGTTTCTGAAAAGCAGTACGAGCGTGAGATGAATAAAATTAAAACCTTGATCGATCCTTCGTTTATGGGAGAGCGGTTTAAAATGGCATGTTTTCGCAAAGGAGAAGTGGAATGCAGTTGA
- the thiS gene encoding sulfur carrier protein ThiS, with the protein MQLIINGEKKESGAKSIQALLDELGIESKVMAAAVNMNVVKKELWESYELSENDKVEFLQFVGGGA; encoded by the coding sequence ATGCAGTTGATTATTAACGGTGAAAAAAAAGAGAGTGGGGCAAAGAGCATTCAAGCGCTTTTGGATGAGCTGGGCATTGAAAGCAAAGTAATGGCGGCGGCGGTGAATATGAACGTCGTCAAAAAAGAGTTGTGGGAAAGTTACGAATTGAGCGAAAATGACAAAGTTGAGTTTTTACAGTTTGTCGGTGGTGGCGCTTAG
- the acpS gene encoding holo-ACP synthase, with amino-acid sequence MIGVDLVSVERITKLKKRFGDKALVKFLSPEEILLAKSDATAAGFYAAKEAVSKALGIGISAQCGFMDIKLSKDAKNAPSFTLSAHLIEAYAITDLSLSITHDNGFAIAVAVIEGKKTSKKLCH; translated from the coding sequence ATGATCGGCGTAGACCTCGTTAGTGTTGAGCGAATCACCAAACTCAAAAAGCGCTTTGGAGACAAGGCGCTTGTTAAATTTTTATCCCCAGAAGAGATACTCTTAGCAAAAAGTGATGCAACAGCGGCTGGATTTTACGCGGCAAAAGAGGCGGTTTCCAAAGCGCTTGGCATTGGCATTAGCGCGCAGTGTGGCTTTATGGATATTAAACTTTCTAAAGATGCTAAAAATGCACCCTCTTTTACGCTCTCAGCGCATCTTATCGAAGCGTATGCCATCACCGATCTCTCACTTTCTATCACGCATGACAATGGTTTTGCGATTGCTGTAGCGGTCATTGAAGGCAAAAAAACTTCCAAAAAACTCTGTCACTAA
- the fliL gene encoding flagellar basal body-associated protein FliL codes for MAKKPEDGDGAVEKKSKSNMVLIIVVVLLVVLLIGGGAAAFFLLGSHDEEAAAGAPSSQDAKVEKKKSSSKKSTDHLAIGPMYPMAQFVVNLLSESGNRFLKVAVDLELSDPKLQPEMDHKKSLIRDIIIRTFSSKTFEEISTLKGKDKLKEEVLDKINENLSDGQVKNIYFTDFVVQ; via the coding sequence ATGGCTAAAAAACCTGAAGATGGCGATGGAGCAGTTGAAAAAAAATCTAAAAGCAATATGGTGCTTATCATTGTCGTTGTTCTTTTAGTTGTTCTTCTCATTGGCGGCGGTGCAGCGGCATTTTTCCTCTTAGGAAGTCATGATGAGGAAGCAGCAGCAGGGGCACCATCTTCTCAAGATGCGAAAGTTGAGAAGAAAAAAAGCAGTAGCAAAAAATCAACCGATCATTTGGCGATTGGTCCAATGTACCCGATGGCGCAGTTTGTTGTAAACTTACTCAGCGAAAGTGGCAATCGCTTTTTAAAAGTTGCTGTTGATTTGGAACTCAGTGATCCAAAATTACAACCAGAAATGGATCATAAAAAATCGTTGATTCGGGACATCATCATTCGCACGTTCTCTTCTAAAACTTTTGAAGAGATCAGTACACTGAAGGGCAAAGATAAGCTCAAAGAAGAAGTACTTGATAAGATCAATGAAAATCTCTCCGATGGACAAGTCAAAAATATCTATTTTACAGACTTCGTGGTTCAATGA
- the radA gene encoding DNA repair protein RadA, producing MAKKQILFECQACGHQSAKWLGKCPNCGAWDEYIELSEKQIEVLKEINSKPTTHTQSNAIPITEVSFEQVERYSSGDRELDLVLGGGIVQGSLTLIGGSPGVGKSTLLLKIAGNLAKEGKKVLYVSGEESSSQIKLRANRVDSNYPNLYLLSEIRLDTIFKELETHAFEVLIIDSIQTIYSEKVASAPGSVSQVREITFELMRYGKDKNIAIFIIGHITKEGSIAGPRVLEHMVDTVLYFEGDSSRELRLLRGFKNRFGTTSEVGIFEMTKAGLVSAKDISKKFFTRGKAQAGSAITVLMEGSRPIVLEVQALVSDSGYPNPKRSATGYELNRLTMLLALLERKLDLPFNQYDVYINIAGGIKISETSADLAIIAAIISSYRNRPISKDTVFIGEVSLIGDVRDIFNLDLRLKEAKSQQFEKAVVPSLPLETIEGLKCYNIDEVSKLIEWM from the coding sequence ATGGCTAAAAAACAGATCCTTTTCGAGTGCCAAGCCTGTGGTCACCAAAGTGCCAAATGGCTTGGAAAATGCCCCAATTGTGGTGCATGGGATGAGTACATTGAGCTCAGTGAAAAACAGATAGAAGTCCTTAAAGAGATCAACTCCAAACCTACGACCCACACCCAAAGCAACGCCATTCCCATCACGGAAGTCAGTTTTGAGCAGGTTGAGCGCTACAGTTCGGGTGACCGCGAGCTTGATTTAGTCTTAGGGGGCGGCATCGTTCAAGGAAGTTTGACACTCATTGGTGGAAGCCCAGGGGTCGGCAAATCGACCCTGCTTTTAAAGATTGCTGGCAATCTTGCCAAAGAGGGAAAAAAAGTTCTCTACGTGAGTGGCGAAGAGTCTTCAAGTCAGATCAAACTGCGCGCTAATCGCGTAGATAGCAATTATCCCAATCTCTACCTGCTCTCAGAAATCAGACTTGATACGATTTTTAAAGAGCTTGAAACGCACGCTTTTGAAGTGCTCATTATTGACTCTATTCAAACGATTTACAGTGAAAAAGTGGCTTCGGCTCCGGGAAGTGTTTCGCAGGTGCGTGAGATCACCTTTGAGCTGATGCGTTACGGAAAAGATAAAAATATCGCTATTTTCATCATCGGACACATTACGAAAGAAGGCTCCATTGCAGGGCCTCGCGTACTGGAACACATGGTCGATACGGTTCTTTATTTTGAAGGTGACTCTTCTCGTGAACTTCGGCTACTACGTGGTTTTAAAAACCGTTTTGGTACGACCAGTGAAGTGGGCATTTTTGAGATGACCAAAGCAGGCTTAGTCAGTGCCAAAGACATCTCCAAGAAGTTTTTTACACGGGGCAAAGCGCAAGCAGGCTCGGCGATTACAGTCTTAATGGAAGGTAGCCGCCCGATTGTCTTGGAAGTGCAAGCACTTGTGAGTGACAGTGGCTATCCCAACCCCAAACGCAGTGCCACTGGCTATGAGCTCAACCGCCTTACGATGCTTTTAGCTCTGTTGGAGCGCAAACTTGACCTTCCTTTTAACCAGTACGATGTCTACATTAACATCGCTGGCGGTATCAAAATCAGTGAAACATCGGCAGATCTTGCCATTATCGCGGCCATCATTAGCTCATATCGTAACCGACCGATTAGCAAAGATACGGTTTTTATCGGCGAAGTCTCGTTGATTGGGGATGTGCGCGACATCTTCAACCTCGATCTCAGACTCAAAGAGGCGAAGTCGCAACAGTTTGAAAAAGCGGTCGTTCCGTCCCTTCCATTGGAGACAATTGAGGGGCTCAAGTGTTATAATATTGATGAAGTTTCAAAATTAATCGAATGGATGTAA
- the ftsY gene encoding signal recognition particle-docking protein FtsY, which yields MFSFIKKGLDKTLGAIKEILPEKVEKIDKTLLEEILIESDIPYELVEEIIYYLPPSQTVVREDVKRVLKAYFKYDTTSMQTEQTPFVELIIGVNGAGKTTTIAKLAHNYKKENQSVLLGAADTFRAAAIEQLKSWAEKIDVGIIYTQQGHDPSAVAYDTISSAIAKKIDHVIIDTAGRLHNQVNLANELKKIVRICDKALSGAPHRKILILDGTQGTSAINQAKAFHEMIGIDAIIITKLDGTAKGGSLFGIAKALELPIIYVGVGEGKDDLIPFNSDDYIDTILDSIFTQTHG from the coding sequence ATGTTTAGCTTTATCAAAAAAGGACTCGATAAAACACTCGGTGCGATCAAAGAGATTCTGCCTGAGAAAGTCGAAAAAATCGACAAAACGCTTTTAGAAGAGATCTTAATCGAATCCGACATTCCTTATGAACTCGTTGAAGAGATCATCTACTATCTACCACCTTCCCAAACAGTCGTACGCGAAGACGTGAAACGTGTTTTAAAAGCTTATTTTAAATACGACACAACATCTATGCAAACAGAGCAAACACCTTTTGTGGAGCTCATTATTGGGGTGAATGGTGCGGGTAAAACGACGACGATTGCAAAACTTGCGCACAACTATAAAAAAGAGAACCAAAGCGTGCTTTTGGGAGCTGCTGATACCTTTAGAGCCGCAGCGATTGAACAGCTCAAAAGCTGGGCAGAAAAAATCGATGTGGGCATCATCTACACCCAACAAGGGCATGATCCTTCCGCTGTGGCATACGATACGATTAGCTCCGCTATCGCTAAAAAAATCGACCATGTCATCATCGATACCGCAGGACGTCTGCACAACCAAGTCAACCTTGCTAATGAGCTCAAAAAAATCGTGCGCATCTGCGATAAAGCGCTCAGCGGAGCTCCACACCGTAAAATTCTCATTTTAGATGGTACGCAAGGAACCTCTGCGATTAACCAAGCCAAAGCCTTTCATGAGATGATCGGCATCGATGCGATTATCATCACGAAGCTCGATGGTACGGCAAAAGGTGGCTCATTGTTTGGTATCGCCAAAGCGTTAGAGCTTCCTATCATCTATGTGGGTGTGGGTGAGGGAAAAGATGATCTGATTCCGTTTAATTCAGATGATTACATCGACACCATTTTAGACTCCATTTTTACGCAAACTCATGGCTAA
- a CDS encoding TlpA family protein disulfide reductase has product MKFWFALFIASSMLFFNGCSSEKKKTDTNASNANKETKSEKIVLQDVSGKEIVVTSVDKGFSFAGFENKVVLVNFFTTWCPPCKAEIPHLNNLQEKYKDNFVIISVLLEENKSNEEISNFIKYNNINYIITNSIENFKLAQSAGGVKNIPLMFLYDKNGKYSTHYVGAIPEEMIDADIKKVL; this is encoded by the coding sequence ATGAAATTTTGGTTTGCTTTGTTTATCGCATCTTCTATGCTCTTTTTTAATGGGTGTTCTTCTGAAAAAAAGAAAACGGACACTAACGCTTCTAACGCTAATAAAGAGACTAAAAGTGAAAAAATTGTACTGCAAGATGTTTCTGGCAAAGAGATTGTTGTTACGTCAGTTGATAAAGGATTTAGTTTTGCTGGATTTGAGAATAAAGTCGTTTTAGTTAACTTTTTTACTACATGGTGCCCTCCGTGTAAGGCTGAAATTCCCCATCTGAACAACCTTCAAGAAAAATATAAAGATAATTTTGTCATCATTAGTGTTCTTTTAGAAGAGAATAAATCCAATGAAGAGATCAGTAACTTTATAAAATATAACAATATTAATTACATTATCACTAACAGTATTGAAAACTTTAAATTGGCACAAAGTGCGGGTGGCGTGAAAAATATCCCCCTTATGTTTTTGTATGACAAGAACGGCAAATACTCAACCCATTACGTAGGGGCTATTCCTGAAGAGATGATTGACGCTGACATCAAAAAAGTGCTCTAA
- a CDS encoding 5-formyltetrahydrofolate cyclo-ligase has product MQKIKFETKSDFRSFARAKLNFVHNAYKRDKIIEKQILEMVYRLKARSILLYVSLPIEASTRGVIATCRRRKCNVYVPFMEGISFKMVKWRLPSSRKKFNIEEPKNSFAVKPKIDFAIVPVIGVDGAFKRIGFGKGMYDRFFASLEPKPPIAFVQREFCMTQSLICEPHDIAADIYLTLYKTIIKRETNGLRVISGRRRCISKRRCRIFHRQKDGSCQL; this is encoded by the coding sequence ATGCAAAAAATTAAGTTCGAGACCAAGTCGGATTTTCGCTCCTTCGCACGGGCAAAACTAAACTTCGTTCACAATGCTTATAAACGTGATAAAATCATTGAAAAACAGATTTTGGAGATGGTATATCGCCTTAAAGCACGTTCCATTTTACTCTATGTCTCATTGCCCATAGAAGCCAGTACGCGGGGCGTTATCGCTACATGTAGACGAAGAAAATGTAACGTTTATGTTCCGTTTATGGAAGGTATTAGTTTCAAGATGGTAAAATGGAGATTGCCTTCAAGTAGAAAGAAATTTAACATCGAAGAGCCCAAAAACTCATTTGCTGTTAAACCAAAAATTGATTTTGCGATAGTGCCTGTCATAGGGGTTGATGGGGCATTCAAACGAATTGGTTTTGGTAAAGGGATGTACGATCGTTTTTTTGCATCGCTTGAGCCGAAACCTCCAATAGCATTTGTTCAAAGGGAGTTTTGTATGACACAAAGCCTAATATGCGAACCACATGATATTGCAGCAGATATTTATTTAACCCTCTATAAAACTATTATCAAAAGAGAGACAAATGGTCTTAGAGTCATTAGCGGTCGGCGGCGCTGCATTAGCAAGCGGCGTTGTAGGATTTTTCATCGCCAAAAAGATGGAAGCTGCCAATTATGA
- the rny gene encoding ribonuclease Y, translating to MVLESLAVGGAALASGVVGFFIAKKMEAANYEIHVAQARAKAKAIEHEAELILSSSNIKVKEAELEAKRKYEDRTITLKKEHSEKMLELDKKERGYKEELRKITKDREDLQLFQNNANALFDEGAQLKEEYTTKVNEALLVLERSSGLTQNEAKEIVLAKVEEQSRAEIAHTVRRLEEEAKQDIKRRVNYILAQATTRFAGEFAAERLINVVNIKDDELKGRIIGKEGRNIKTLEMLLGVDIIIDDTPNAIILSSFNLYRRAIATKVIELLVQDGRIQPARIEGIYEKVKDEFDQSLTEEGENIVIDLGLTKVHPELVKLIGRLKFRASYGQNALGHSLEVAHLAGIIAAETGGDVLLARRAGILHDIGKALTHETAGSHVDLGAEICRRYKEHDVVINAIFAHHGHEEPTSVESAAVCAADTLSAARPGARREVLESFLKRVQDIEEIAKSKPGIKQVYAINAGREIRVIANAKLINDDEAVLLAKEIAQEIESKVQYPGEIKVNVIREIRAIDFAR from the coding sequence ATGGTCTTAGAGTCATTAGCGGTCGGCGGCGCTGCATTAGCAAGCGGCGTTGTAGGATTTTTCATCGCCAAAAAGATGGAAGCTGCCAATTATGAAATACATGTTGCCCAAGCAAGGGCCAAAGCCAAAGCCATTGAACACGAAGCGGAACTGATCCTTAGTAGCAGTAACATTAAGGTTAAAGAGGCTGAACTAGAGGCAAAACGCAAATACGAAGATCGTACGATCACGCTTAAAAAAGAGCACTCTGAAAAAATGTTAGAGCTTGATAAAAAAGAGCGTGGCTACAAAGAAGAGCTTCGAAAAATCACCAAAGATCGTGAAGATCTTCAACTTTTTCAAAACAATGCTAATGCGCTTTTTGATGAGGGAGCGCAGCTTAAAGAAGAGTACACCACAAAAGTGAATGAAGCACTTTTGGTGTTGGAGCGCTCGTCTGGGCTCACTCAAAATGAAGCCAAAGAGATCGTTTTAGCCAAAGTAGAAGAGCAATCTCGCGCTGAGATCGCCCATACGGTTAGACGTCTCGAAGAAGAGGCGAAACAAGATATTAAACGTCGTGTTAACTACATTTTAGCGCAAGCAACGACCCGTTTTGCAGGTGAGTTTGCGGCGGAGCGTCTGATTAACGTTGTCAATATTAAAGATGACGAACTCAAAGGGCGCATTATTGGTAAAGAGGGTCGTAATATCAAAACCCTTGAGATGCTTTTAGGTGTTGACATCATTATCGATGATACGCCAAATGCAATCATCTTAAGTAGCTTTAACCTTTACAGACGCGCGATTGCGACCAAAGTCATTGAGCTGTTGGTTCAAGACGGACGTATTCAGCCTGCGCGTATTGAGGGCATTTATGAGAAAGTCAAAGATGAATTTGACCAAAGCTTGACCGAAGAGGGCGAGAATATCGTCATTGATTTAGGTCTTACGAAAGTGCATCCAGAGCTTGTAAAACTGATCGGTCGCCTTAAATTTAGAGCCAGTTACGGTCAAAATGCACTCGGGCATTCGCTTGAAGTGGCGCATTTGGCAGGTATTATCGCCGCTGAAACGGGTGGCGATGTTCTATTAGCGCGTCGTGCAGGAATTCTTCACGACATTGGTAAAGCTTTGACGCATGAGACAGCAGGTAGCCACGTTGATTTGGGTGCTGAGATTTGCCGTCGTTATAAAGAGCACGATGTGGTCATCAATGCTATCTTTGCGCACCACGGACATGAAGAGCCAACTTCGGTTGAATCCGCAGCCGTATGTGCCGCCGATACGCTCTCCGCTGCGCGTCCGGGTGCTCGAAGAGAAGTGCTTGAGAGCTTCTTGAAGCGTGTTCAAGACATTGAAGAGATTGCGAAAAGCAAACCGGGCATTAAACAAGTGTACGCGATCAATGCGGGTCGTGAAATCCGTGTCATTGCCAATGCAAAACTGATCAATGATGACGAAGCCGTTTTACTTGCCAAAGAGATTGCGCAAGAGATTGAGAGCAAAGTTCAGTATCCTGGTGAGATTAAAGTCAATGTCATCAGGGAAATTCGCGCCATCGACTTCGCACGCTAG
- a CDS encoding ABC transporter ATP-binding protein, with amino-acid sequence MQKHYTFKTLFHEVKQYKKELILANVVAFLAVLVSTPVPLLMPMLVDEVLLGKKGFVTHVVDGFFGSPNPAYVYIVIVLAVVVTLRFLFFLLNYLQTKLFTIVSKNIAFKIRTHVLGHLSHVAMNQFEFFGSGKAASLLVTDVETIDNFLGVFVSRLIISVLTILGVGAVLLMIHWQLGLFILVLNPVVILFTTKLAKKVAKLKKEQNKAFELFQDTLSETLDMFVQIRATNKERLFFDKVEAHAASIKESSIVYGYKSDGANRLSFLIFLSGFELFRAASIFVVAYTELSIGSMLAIFGYLWVMMGPIQDILNIQYAYHNAGKSLTRINEILELKAEERGLHVKNPFVKNSTNAIELKGVSFSYDGGKQILESIDLTIPEGSKIAIIGASGSGKTTLAHLLVGLYPLDEGDIFFDGISVKDIGLDVVREHLFLVLQNPQLFNATLAQNLMMDEKTDRTLVHQALQIAQLESFVDELPDGLQTQIGKHGIKLSGGQRQRLSIARMVLQNPNVVILDESTSALDVHTEMKLFDALENYLVGKTTIIIAHRLSTIKKADFIYVMDKGRIVESGTHEALMRQEGAFYEYVIQNRRSKDNEKNMV; translated from the coding sequence ATGCAAAAACACTACACTTTCAAAACCCTTTTTCACGAAGTCAAACAGTATAAAAAAGAGTTGATTTTAGCCAATGTGGTCGCTTTTTTAGCCGTGCTGGTAAGTACACCGGTACCTCTTTTGATGCCTATGTTGGTGGATGAAGTTTTACTTGGTAAAAAAGGATTTGTGACACATGTTGTTGATGGGTTTTTTGGTTCTCCAAATCCTGCTTATGTTTACATCGTTATTGTCTTAGCCGTTGTTGTGACGCTGAGATTTCTTTTTTTTCTTTTGAACTATCTGCAAACAAAACTCTTTACGATTGTCTCCAAGAACATCGCTTTTAAAATTCGCACCCATGTTCTAGGGCATCTCAGCCATGTTGCGATGAACCAATTTGAATTTTTTGGCTCAGGAAAAGCGGCTTCACTGCTTGTGACCGATGTTGAAACGATCGACAATTTCTTGGGTGTTTTTGTCAGCCGTCTCATTATCTCCGTGCTCACCATTTTGGGTGTGGGGGCAGTTTTGCTGATGATTCATTGGCAATTGGGACTTTTTATCTTGGTGTTGAACCCCGTGGTCATCCTTTTTACCACCAAACTTGCCAAAAAAGTGGCAAAGCTCAAAAAAGAGCAAAACAAAGCGTTTGAACTTTTCCAAGATACACTCTCAGAGACGCTTGATATGTTTGTGCAAATTCGTGCAACCAACAAAGAGAGGCTTTTTTTTGATAAAGTCGAAGCGCATGCAGCGTCGATCAAAGAGAGTTCTATTGTTTATGGCTATAAAAGTGATGGGGCGAACCGCCTCTCTTTTCTTATATTTCTCTCAGGTTTTGAGCTTTTTCGAGCGGCAAGCATTTTTGTGGTGGCGTATACGGAGCTAAGCATTGGTTCCATGCTTGCCATTTTTGGGTATTTATGGGTGATGATGGGACCGATTCAAGACATTTTAAACATCCAATACGCGTACCATAATGCAGGCAAATCGCTCACCCGTATCAACGAGATTTTAGAGCTCAAAGCAGAAGAGCGAGGCTTACATGTAAAGAATCCTTTTGTGAAAAATAGCACCAATGCGATTGAACTTAAAGGGGTAAGTTTTAGTTATGATGGTGGCAAGCAAATCCTTGAAAGCATTGATCTTACCATCCCAGAAGGGTCAAAAATCGCTATAATAGGCGCAAGTGGAAGTGGCAAAACCACACTGGCGCATCTGCTGGTTGGGCTGTATCCTCTGGATGAAGGCGATATTTTCTTTGATGGCATTTCGGTTAAAGACATAGGGCTTGATGTGGTGCGAGAACATCTCTTCTTGGTGCTTCAAAACCCACAACTTTTTAATGCAACACTGGCTCAAAACTTAATGATGGATGAAAAAACCGATAGAACCTTAGTGCATCAAGCGCTTCAAATTGCCCAGTTAGAGAGTTTTGTGGATGAGTTGCCTGATGGACTGCAAACCCAAATAGGTAAGCATGGTATTAAGCTCTCAGGTGGGCAACGTCAGCGTCTAAGCATTGCGCGTATGGTGCTTCAAAATCCCAATGTGGTTATTTTAGATGAATCCACGTCGGCACTGGATGTGCACACAGAGATGAAGCTTTTTGACGCGCTTGAAAATTACCTTGTGGGAAAAACGACGATTATCATCGCCCACAGGCTGAGTACGATTAAAAAAGCGGATTTTATCTATGTGATGGACAAAGGACGCATTGTAGAATCAGGTACCCATGAAGCGTTGATGCGTCAAGAGGGCGCATTTTACGAATACGTTATACAAAATAGAAGGAGTAAAGATAATGAAAAAAATATGGTTTAG